ACTGGTAGAATCAAACTCAGATGGCCCagtgtgtgacaccctctacccttcACATATATATtgacaaaggaataaaaatccaaatattaattaatagtatttttttttttacatttgtaaacacaagtctttcaaagggataaaagactcacattcactttcttctacatcatattcaaacttgtccaaataaataataaagttatctCGGTTTAAGCAAGACCGTCTAAgaattcatacaattaatataaaaccctataccccaatgtcacatcctatcagagcgttgtgtctcgacatccttcagcacaaggttccttaaatcaattcacctagtcgtctgctcccccgaacacaaagttcaagattatcacaagatccaaatacaaacaacacacggggagtgagttatcacattcctaactaatagagaaacaagacaactagatatacatatcatataaaccaaataaaatttacttacacgtaattcacgcaattccaccactttgtcattcaaagttcacttttcatccatcaatcacacttttcaatcatcaatcacattacacaaaaatcacatgctctgatcaagacataataacacatcaatttcataataaacaattagcaagcgcatgagacaattaTGCTAAAACTCaaacctatatgcaatgtggtaccatgtcagtgaaaaaccaccttgggacgcttaggagtacataacaagacacaccacacaatgggtttgtcaggtcactctcactaagtaagatcatagggagaccagtcagggtcacgatgttttgcgagaatgctccaaccatatgggatcagcataggcttaaaggagcactcaaacccggtgacccccaaggcctacactccgaagagtccgtcagggcctctctctcctgattcaggtccaacccctaaaatcattttagcacacagacactgctagtgaattatacaatacccacgatctCATACTCGtgtcttaaacacgtacaatatattgcgctataatttaacacgggttcctaaataggaacctacactttctctttaacactggttcctaaataggaaacctacactttctctttaacactgtgcatttacacttttcatcaagataacactggtcgggttattgtacaattcacagcttacaacacaaataatgtcacatcaagaattaatcacacacttattcacaaccaaaactcattcacaatttcacatctcataatgtcacaattcaccatcacatgttttcacgtatctcacaattcaacacctgttctactttacacttttactcaatctcaataacaatattataatttcaaggcaacatattattccacaattcatcacatatttcatttataagcactgctcatgaattatacaataccacgacctcacactcatgtttcaaacatgtttaacacaattgcgctacaatttaacactggttcctaacttggaacctacattttctctttaacactgcgcataaacactggtcgggttattgtataattcatagctcacaatataattaatgtaacatcaagtgttaaacacattcACTTATttacaatcgaatatcatgtccacactttaacatctcataacatcacatcaaccatctcataacattcctattgatattcataaggtacaacatacacatgttcatcaaatttaaccgtaatattctcaaactccaacacttaataatttttggaatcatactataacactctacaatattatttacataaattattaatataaataactacctctatatatgtataagctagcatacatcatattgaatcacaaattacaaagtaagctttcaatgcacaaattctaaataattatatgaacactttggtcaatttcaattatgatattaactttttaaattatatataaaaacctaaacagcaagaaaaagagaaaatacaaaatcaatatctctctctaaatttctcctttatttcatcaattcatattaattagaaaaagtactcgatttgtagggttcacgctcaacacaatagcatatcaattccataacaattggtctgtcaaacatatataattcattgtaataattataaggataaaatgaaaattgcaaaaacacttcaaaactcattccaattgatatctctaaggatccctacacatgttctcactaattcccaattgtgaataactcatcccttacctctaagcgggctcacgtgtcttcagccagcgatagcagcatctctaatggttccctgagattcctccaattttttttcctctaactgctccgatagagttcccaaacgtcaaagagacagagaagggattaaagcctccacttgtactgtcaccatgcgatttatttttcttcctccacaaatattatctcgcaaatacCAACGGTAAAAGCGTgcgaaattgaatttcgaacaacatatccaaatttcatgaaaatccaacggttaacaaaatcgggatcgtagttttaacgagacagctctgggtttctgcgggaaaggaaaatgctacaatgcgaggggtatttctcttagctcagatataatatcaaaattcccaacggtgagcaTGCTCCTAATTGGGTTGCGGACgtggtactcaaatttcacgatgatccaacggtgaatgagtccgagatcgtcattttacTGAGACAGGTTAGATGGCCTGCGggaaagagagggttttgggagaagagaaaaaaaacgaaattgtgaggcagaggaggctgaggagttagtctgaaaactgacctagcatgttgctatttatagctaggggcatttacgacctattatttactccatttatttatagctaggggcatttacgacctttattttattctctatcaaacaaataaaaaaaccctttttattttctctcaaatcattattttaattaataattatatctccttatttatttatttataaaatctcatcatttttttaaatctatttatttataaataacaatcctttttaatctagtttacgaaaattgggatgttacacagTGAACCATAGGTTACCAGAACGCACTGTGAGAGTGACAGCTATTGAAAAGCATGCCAGGCTCTGGACTGATGCAGACTTTCTGGTTTTCAACACTTATCTCTGGTGGAGGAGGCCTGTAATGAATGTTCTGTAAGTGCACTTAATTAACCTAACCATCACTTCCTTAATTcgataaacttaaaaaaaaaatcaaaaaaaaaactttcatgtCAACAACTCCAACAATTTCAATTCCAACCACCACACATGACATGATTGTACTCTGTTTATcacacaatcatgcattcaactCCACTTACAAATTGATTTTGATCGTGATTCGTGACAAATTTAATTGAACAAGCAGGTGGGGTTCATTTGGAGACCCAGATGGTGTCTACAAAGGAGTTGAAATGTTGAGCGTGTATGAAATGGCCCTGAGAACCTGGTCCGATTGGTTGGAAGTACATGTCAATCGTAAcaccccatttttttttttcgttagcTTGTCACCCATTCATGAAAGATATCCTCAAAACAACTCTATCATATCGATCTGCTCATTTATAAGACAAGTGCATCCCCCGCAATGCATGAGTTTAGTGAAAAAGGTGATGCAATCTACACAATcatgaaatattaatttatgacaaTTATTATACAAAGGTAATGCATTCCTTTGGTCTCTACTTTGTGaagattgttttattttcaaattattcacaaaactactaattaaaattattcactactTTCTTATATTCTCTTCATTTTGTGTCAGTTGCCATGAGATTgaaattggtataaaatattcactagtttttataaatgattaatctttattagaaaatttgactgactgattaattttaatgaaatatttttttccaatcaCCTTCTTGAATTGAGACCTAACTTAAGAAGACTAAGTTTAATTCTACTAAGACGTATAACATTAAttctctcattttctatttaatatttatttgatctaccttttttattttataaaaaaactagtcTGTAACCAGTGCATACGCACGGGTCGATCGCAAATTTTTTGGCATGTATGCTTATTTGTTTtgcaaagcaaaaataaaatgaaagttaatatgcaaattaaaatagattatatattgataatatatttgatGTTCAAAGTcaaataagtaaattaaaagaaactacATAGTTGACAAATTGTTCAGGAAAGCAAGAAAGATAGACAAATCAATCGTAAACTGAATTTAATcaatatcattgtcatcccagtCTTTCTTGCGGCAGATGACTATTTCCCATATTTTTTCCCTACGCCTGTAATAGAAGGAGACCTCATCGTCGTGGGAGAAATTGCTACCGCAAGGAATTGATACCATGGTTGTACAACATATTTGTGCCCAATTCCAATGTCAAGGGCCACAAGATTCCACTGTAATGGAGGTCCAAATCTTCTAAGGATGGTCATGTGTTGACCACAGGCATTAAGATGTGTGATGGCACAATTTGGAAGTCTCTGGAgggaaaaaaacaatattatatataagcaGGAATTTGTATAAGGAGCAATGTACAACTTTTGATGGTTACTAGTGGTTCTGATGCACCAAGCATCGACTGTGTGATTTCAAGCGTCCAAATATACTCTCCTGAGGTTAGTCGTGGCCTTCCGCTGGTCTAGTGCTCTAGTGAGGGAGTAAAATGAAGGTCGAATATGGATTTGTTATCGCATGCCAAGAAGTTAATGGTGAAAGATTCAAAAATTCCTAAATCTTTTCTGAACTGGTTTAGTCCTTCAACAAAGTAGACTTTTTACCGATGTTGTCTTAGTCTGATTTGGTATGTTGTTCCATCATATCTGAAGCGGTCAAAGTCAAGGGATTCTGGTGCCCATTGCTCGTGGTAAAAAGAAGGCACTTCTATGGTGTCCTGCAAAAAAACAtagtaataaaaagaaaatgaaactacaggaatgaaagaataaaaaaaacaaaaagagtagGTATATAAGATTACCCTATCATTGTGGAATGGTGATGTGAACTGCATGATTAATGGTTTTTTGTTAACCGGATATTGAATCTGCAGTGAGATAGAAtggaaaaattaaaaccaaGTATGGTACtgaaagagaaaattttaaaatatatggacAATGACAACAACACAATAAAATCAATGAATGTATCATGCAATGACTAAAAGCAAATACATATAAAGTTAAGAAAAAGCAAAGTTTACAAGTATTCGTACTACTGTAAATGCCCTTATAATTTTTTCGATCAAATGTTGAGGGTGATAGTCATGGTTAAGTTAGCAGGTTTTATAAAGTGTATTTTGGAATTAAACATTTAGATGCACAGAGGCTATTGGGATGAAGTGGCATTTGGTTGGAATACAAGTTTAAGAATGAGAACAGAAAAGGTATAGCCAAGTTTTAGGATTATTTTGGTTTGGGAGAGAGTAAGCAATCTTAAAATTTGCTGCACTATGTATGTTTTATGCTCTGGTTACATGTTAGATTTCTCATATGATAAAATAGAGTAGgaactattattttcttttctaaagaAGCCATCATAGGGAACTAATACTTTGTAGATCAGTTAGTAGTTAGATTAAGTTAGTGATTGGTTTGAGAATAGTTTTTTATGGTGGTAGTATGAAGTAGGAACTTCAGTCCAGGCAATATTTCTGTTACCCCGTTATCCATACAGTGGTGAACTATTGTATCAAGTTTTGCACACTGCCATTTTTTATTCTCCTAAAACTCTCCTCATTCCTATTCTGCATATTATAGGTATGAGGTAGGAACTTCAGTCGCAACAATATATCAAGTATTGTCATACTCTTATCACACATGATTTGTGCTGTAAGTTTCCTATCCTTTCCGAATTTTGAACGCGGTAAAAAGTTTTGCTCTAGAATTACAATGTGcaattatttattaacatgACAAATCAATATAGGCCCAAATGTGGAAGTTAAGCATCATGATTGACTAACTAAAAACAATTGAGTTAAAGagtaaatcttaaaaaatagcTTCTAACATCATAAACCCTTCAAAATCATGAGTTACATCTAACAAGAAAAATCTATCAAAATCAAACCaattgagaaaaaaaggaaTACCTAGGACAAAGCGGGTCTCGACTCAATTTTGTTCCCTTTGGTCAATATAGCCcttttatttgttgataaaaaaacataaattgattagtctcaaatttatagtttagataaatttaattcattttttcccTAAACCAAAGGGGactctaattaatttatatatgaccTATATCAATTCTTCAATCCGAGTTActaataaattctaaaaaaataatgcaatgtGGAGTTCATGCTAGGGATCCTAGCAGGAGTATATTCTATCTAATTACTATCCATCAGTGGCATATTGCAAATTAGGACCAATATATAGTACTATATTGCAGATTAATATCAATAAATAGAAGAAACACAAAAAAGAATTCCCTATTTGTTGTCTGGCAGTCAAAGGATAACAAAACTAAATTTCCAACAcctatttatatattgtttgttgttaatttttaaagtaaaagttGATAATATGAATGAGTCAAAATATATCTGTGCATGCATCGAAAAGATGAACTAAGGAAGAAGTTTTGGTTTGATACATACAAGAGAATAGGAGGAGAGAAAGAAAACCTAAGCATGCACTGACAAAAGCGAGGCAGAACTTTGGCAACCCGAATGATAAGTTTGGTCACAGTACCATAttgacatttaaaattttaacagtgCAATGCAGAATATAGTTAACggaatttgaatatatattgaaaataatttcagAAGGTAACTGAGTTATTCCTTTTAGACTTGCCTTGCTTGAAGTGGATGATAAGTCTAAAGTCATGCTTGTCTCGCTTGAGGCGGATGATGAGTCTGAACTCATGCTGACAGCCGTCTGACTATTGGTTTTTTCAGAAATGAAGGAGGAGTGGATGTTTGGAGAAGAAATGTTGGAGTGACGTAGTGGTTGGTGAAAACGTGTAACTAGCGGCATATGAATGAATTTAGGAATTGTAGAGCATTGAATGCTGGCTCTGAAGATTGGACGTGGAGAGTCATCTGACACATTGTGAATGTATCTCTGGTGGTGCAGGGAGTTGAAGTGTTTTTTATGGTTGTTGAATGTCACAACtaatattgatatttataaaaatgcagGGAAAAGAatgtattacaaaaaaatatcatgattatgtaaaaaaaacgttttaaattatgtgattGATAATAATTAGATTCATATGACATTTGGAACAAcatctatttaatattagtgGTCTTAACAAAGCAATTATACATATtctaaatacataattttagaagacaaattttttttgataaaccaaaacttttttacaaaattagatGATTGTTTaactatctatctatctatctatctatctatatatatatatatatatatatatatatatcaatgttataaaaaaattattgtgagtTGCGGTTGATtgtgaattttctttttattaaaggcattaattaaaattgcatGTTAGTGCCAAAACACTAAACTAATTAGTGTtgcttaaaataaatgaattggcattaaaataaataagaatttttaaCGATGGGCCTTAATCAACGTTGCATGTTTGGTAGTgcatgattaaatttttttgtgccTAATGATTTATTTGTGCATAAAGGATGTTCTTTGCATGGTACCTTGTGTTGATTCAGAACGTAGATCCTCTGATGAATCAGATACAATCACTTATAGATAGAgacaaataaaagttaaatggaATCAATTAATGTAAAGCAATATATTTTACATGGAAGATGGTTCATATAGTTTCTTACTATGATAATTCCTGCATTGTGAAGTAGAGTTCATAGTTGCCTATGGAGGGGGCTAAGCCTGAGGTTGTCGTTTATGATCTATGATTCGTTTCCTATTCATTCTAGCTTTTGCTGAATTAGATTTGTTCGTAAATTGGTACTTTTCCATGGTGTTAATGGCAATTGTTGACTTGATCAAGTTATAAATTAATGAGAAAATGGTGATTGAAATCAACTAAGAAACGGTAAATTTAAATCTGAAATACATGCAAgatattttgaaaatcaaagaaATGGAGAGCTGAAGGCCTAAAACTATAGTTCAACATTAACAGTGGGAAAATGGGCCATATAGGAATGATGACACTTGCATGTAGAAGCATTAGTTGGTGAGACTGATCAGAAAGTTAATATGAAAGATGTTGTGTGTACAGGAGTAGGTTGTCAATCTAgagagttgtatttttttttaatcacatgtATAGCATATCATTCAACTTGAtgcatgttttttcttcttcagagGACGTAAAACAAAAGACGGCACAAACAGCTTAAGGCAATCCTAAACCTAAACAACTTTTCGTAAATTTGAGTAATTAAGATTATGTTTATTGTTGAAACAGGCTTGTTTCTATATTGAGATTTTTCATGTTCTTAATGGCTATTGTTGTACTTGACCAagatacaaattaataaaaaaatcgttGGTGAAACCAATCAAGACATAGGCTATTTAAATCTGAGATGGATGAaacaaatatagaaaataatagaaatggCTAGCTGAGGGGCTAAGTGTATAGTTCAACATTGACAGCTGCGAAATTGCGAGATAAATCATGGCTACCCAACCCATCCTCAAACCCAAaccaaaatcttaaaaaataggATGAAGATGAGAAGAGAACCATagcaaaaatagaaattaaatgcaACACGCACAACACAATGCCCACCACAACGCTTCTGAAACCCTCTACGCTTTGTCGATAATGTAAAGAAGAGATGAAGAGAGAGGAAAAATCTCAACGTGGCAGAAAAGAAAGGCAAGCCAGCAAGCCAGGTGACAGAAAACCAAGACAAAAGCTGGAGGggtaaaataaccaaaaaaccAGCAAAAGTGCCAGATGTCAAACTCTCAGCCATGGGCACAACAAACATTTCTTGGGCAAAAGCTAATACCAAAGATCTTGTCTGTGCAGAAGTAGGCAGAATGGGTTTTGGTAAACTTCACAAAAAATCTCATTCCTTTATTTGACATTATGATGAAAAAAgtgtatcatatttattttggttttatcgTATCATATGCTATTGGAGAAGGACTATGAAATGCCTATTATGCCCATGGTTGAAATTTTGACATGTGACACTTTTGTTGGGTTTTTGGTCATTTTACCCCTCCAGCTTTGGTCTTAGTTTTCTGCCACCTGGCTTACTGATTTGCCTTTGTTTTGTGCCATGAAGAAGAAGGAACTAAATAAAGAAGCAAAAGAGTGAGGCGACGTAGCACAGTGGAGGGCCACAACAACCTGACCGGTAAAGCTTGGGCACAAATGCACATGGGAGAAGCAATGAAGGTGCAGCAAGCCAACAAGACACATGGCAGAAAACAAAGGCAAGACACCAAGCCAGGTGGCAGAAGACTAAGGTCAAAGCTGGAGGGGTAAAATGACCAAAAACCCAGTAAAAGTGCCAAATATCAAATATTCAGCCATGGACACAACAAACATTTCATTATCcttctcttttattatatagatatagatatataaaaaagtgaCTCTCTTTCGTTagaatttatcataaaaaaatattacgagcatgctttttatattttttttaatatactttatcATTAAGCCATGTTTGAcatttattcaacttttttaatcattaaatatgaattacacgtgattcaataattaaaatatgttagaaaaaatgtgatagggaagaaaaaaaaatcataaacaattCCGCCCACTACAAAGAGAGAAACTACATTGACAATTATATGCATATGCACATGGAGGTGGGCCTATTTATCCTAAACTTCATAAGATATCCTGAATAATCAGTTGAGGAAACCCACATTgactaattatatataaaaaaaatttcgaaGTCAAATTTCACGTTTCTATGTttagtatataaattaattttgtatgcaAGAACATTATACATACACATTAACTACTTGGTTTGTTACACATTATACATTCAGATTAACTAGTTGTATGCAAGAACATTTACACATGCAAAAATCAAGTATTTCAAACCGCCATTTGATAAGCTAGTTGGTCATGAGTTAGAATCCAGAAACATATTTGCATGTGCAAAGATAAGACTCCGTACAACGACCCTCCCCCATATATACCTTCACGTAAAGAGAAGCCTCCGTCCATTGGGATACGTTAGTTTTTTATTCAAGTATTGGATCAATGATGGAAAATTCTATACCAAAAGCACAGACAGTAAGAGCAATGAACGGATGCAAATATCATAGATCTAAGTCctggaaattaaaataaatgcgAACTAAAAACCAATTAGCATACACCAAGATACACAATGCTTaaagtttgaactttgaaataaATTTGGGACACTTTCTGGCGTCTATTATGAAAGGAAGAACGTTCAAATGCATTGCATAGGCATAACTAAACCACATATGACATTAAACAAGAAGCTAAGCAGTGTCTGTTGCCGGTTGGGTCACCCCAAACTTCACCAACAGCTTAGTCAGGTTTTCTGGGGAGCAAACTTGATACTTGACTTTTCCAGCAGGTGACAGAAAAACCTCTGCAAGTTCAAGCTTTTCCGAGGTAAGACTTGTGCTGTCCATAGTTTTACTTAGTACCTTAAGTGCAAGTTGAACTGCTTCTTCCCTTGTGATATCATCCTTGTAGTCCTGTTTCAGAATTGACTGAGCTGCCTGGTTGTTGGCACCAATAGCTGCAGCTTTCCAACCACCATAATTTCCACTGGGGTCACTTGTGTAAAGTTGAAAGCCAAAATTCTTGTCCCAACCAGCAAAGAGGAATGAGACTCCAAATGGACGAAGACCACCAAATTGTGTGTAACCTTGCTTAGTATCACAAAGAGATTGAACCAACTGCTCAACAGGCATTGGCTCTTGGTAAGCATATGCATAGCGTTGGGCCTGAACTCTAGCAGTATTGATTAAGATGTTGGCATCAGACATAATTCCAGCCACAGCACATGCAACATGATCATCAATCTTGTACATTTTCTCAGTGGAGGTTGAGGTTTGCAGCAGCTTGGATGTGACCTTCTTTTCACCAACCAGAACTACCCCATCTTTTGACAAGATCCCTATTGCAGTTCCAGCATTCCCAATGGCCTCCATTGCATACTCCACTTGGTAAAGACGTCCTTCGGGGGAGAAGATTGTTGTACGGCTATCATATCTTCTAGACATATTGATCTGAGTTTTTAGTTCAAAGCAaacacaaggaaaggagagaaatgaaTAAAGTATAGcttaggaaaaagaaaataaatgaaaaaaggcactcctatagaagaaaaaaaaacccatcTTAAGCAATCTTTATATTAATAACTTGTCCTGAATGAACTAAATGGCCACTTTGAGTAATAACTAATAACCCTTCTTTCATGGATTTTGCTTTGTCTGgagttactttttttaaatcctCCCATGAATTAATTTCTGCTAACACATATCTCTACATAGATTGCAAGctcaatagaaaataataaactagAGTAAAACAAAGTGTGGAACTTGGCTGAAGTAATCATGGACTCATCTATATTCCTGCCTATAGTGTTCCTATTCTAAACTAAAGATATTCCCAACACCAAGAAAGCACAAGAGGTAAGTCCAAGATTTGTGGTCAAAGAATATCACACTTCCATAGA
This region of Glycine max cultivar Williams 82 chromosome 7, Glycine_max_v4.0, whole genome shotgun sequence genomic DNA includes:
- the LOC100793282 gene encoding proteasome subunit alpha type-4 — its product is MSRRYDSRTTIFSPEGRLYQVEYAMEAIGNAGTAIGILSKDGVVLVGEKKVTSKLLQTSTSTEKMYKIDDHVACAVAGIMSDANILINTARVQAQRYAYAYQEPMPVEQLVQSLCDTKQGYTQFGGLRPFGVSFLFAGWDKNFGFQLYTSDPSGNYGGWKAAAIGANNQAAQSILKQDYKDDITREEAVQLALKVLSKTMDSTSLTSEKLELAEVFLSPAGKVKYQVCSPENLTKLLVKFGVTQPATDTA
- the LOC106799258 gene encoding protein trichome birefringence-like 34, translated to MSDKFACEKFGRKDLSYQNWRWKPHKCDLPRVQCTTLLERLRNKRLVFVGDSLIRGQWVSMVCLVDSILPSTLKSMHSTANDSLRIFKAKEYNASIEHYWSPLLVESNSDGPVLNHRLPERTVRVTAIEKHARLWTDADFLVFNTYLWWRRPVMNVLWGSFGDPDGVYKGVEMLSVYEMALRTWSDWLEVHVNRNTPFFFFVSLSPIHERYPQNNSIISICSFIRQVHPPQCMSLVKKVMQSTQS